The following nucleotide sequence is from Cottoperca gobio chromosome 20, fCotGob3.1, whole genome shotgun sequence.
ACAAGATGAAGATATGAAGGACCGTCCTGCAGACAGTGGACAAGCTGAACTCCTGCAATGCACTTTAAACTCTCTTCAGAAAGAACCCGCCGCAGCTGATTGGGAGGTTTTTACAGCAACAAAAGCgccaccagaagaagaaaatccaGCCTCGGCAGAGGACAAAATCCCTGACAGTGGCTCACTTACGGCCGAGGAAGTTTGCCCTGAAAAGCATACTGAGACAAACACAACAGAGCACATTACATTAGACACTactcatgatgatgatgatgatgatgatgaaaaagcAGACTCTAAAGTCACTATTGAAAACTGTGCTGTAGCCGAGCCATCGGGGGAGTGTTCTCAAAACAGTGAAGTGTTATCTGTGCCAAACCCTCAGCTCACTGCAGCAGCTTGTCCGATGCCATCCAGCTGTGCGGTCAGTCAGGAGAACGACAAAGAGTCTCCGAGCTGGTGAGTCACATGGCAAGACGAACTGTAAAGTTTCAGTTTTTTCTGCAGCTTGGAATATTGTTTAAAAGAAACCATGAGGTTGAATTGTAATACGTGCCATTAGGGCTGAGAAGTGTAGACCAATGGTTCAGTAGCAGTTTCTATATGAGGCGTTGGACAGATGATTTAAAGGCGTAGGAAACCAGAAACAACATTTCTActacacaaaatgttttcagactTTCCGTCCTCTTAATCATTATCCCTTTCACATCTATGGTCTGTGTTGCAAAATCACCGAGCAATGAGATGAAGTATGTTGATTTGTCAAGCATTAAATACACTCGGGCAAAAACTTTGAAAGGAGTTCCATAATTGCATATCAATACGGTGATGCACAACCCCGCTTTGGTGGCGTGTATTATAAGACTGAGCCCCTGCTATTTAGTAATGCATATCTTTCTCCTGTGTCTAGTGCTGTGACAGAGGATGAGAGTTCTTCAGGGTGCAAGGAGGCCGGTCCTGAAGTCATAAACAGCCGTGATGCCTGTGAGTGTTCTCTTGGATCCGAACCCGCGGGACTCGACCACAGTGGTGAGGAACGAGACTCCGCCAGCTGTGTCAGGGAGCCAGAGACCACGGCTCCGGCAGACGCCAGCGAGAGGTCAGTGCGTTCAGAGTTTGTGAAATCAAAACAAGACACTTGCTTACATaagctgtgtgtttttgagagCCTCCATGTGACCACTAGGGGGCACAGAAACCCCACATCCTGTTGTATTAGCAAAACGATTGTCACACCGCTGTACTCTCCTTCATACCTtctattttctgtatttattcgTATGTTTCATGGTACACAATTACATTTGAGTGGCACATTTAATACTTTCAGAATACGAGTTTAAGAAGTTTAATAGACCTATTCTCTCTCCAGCTCAAAGTCCGGTCAGGATGCACAGCCAGATCTTCAGTGCTCAAGCTCAAAGGAGGTCACTTCCTCTGAGGACATCAAACAGGATATTGGGGAAGAAACAAAGCTGAAAGGACAGGACAAAAATGGAGATGTTCCCAAAgcgaaggaggaggatgagatgaaggaggaggcggaggaggaggaggacgaggaggatgCTCCCACAGAGGCTGAGACCCAGGCTGTGAAAGATGCTAAGACCCAGGAGGTCGCTggagaagaggagcagctgaCAGGGAGCACATCCACTGACGATGAGAAACCTGTGACCGAGAGGGAAGACTCTTCCGAAGATGGCCTGGGGAACAGGTTTGTAATGATCCACTTTTTTAACATCACGTCACGCGTTTTATCCGTTAAAAGATTTGAGTCAGAGTGTAATAATGATTCCGTAATTCTTACACGGCAACAAAGGAAGGGATTGTTCGAAACTGTGTTGCAATGTAGACTCACTATTGTGAGTTTAGAGGATACGGTTAGTGTTACTCtgtatatattctttattatcaacaacaacaccaaaGCGTGTTTGTCTTTCAACACTTGTTTTCTACCCTGTGGCTAAACGTGACTCTGTAAACATGGGCAGAAAATAGGcagtagatttaaaaaaaaagatatatatatatatattcttgaaAGGGAATAGTTATTTCTAGAAAAAgggagtaaatagtgcatttgttggggactattttcagctgtggattaatacagaTTGGCTGCACTAGTGAgtgtttacagcagcaggatggtgtgtgtgggattaactcaaaataaactacccTGGCCATGTTGACTGAAATGAAgagaacatgtcacccagtgcaacagatTACGATACATCAGGCTTTGTATACAATCTCTTAGTGAATATAAATCATTGCCTTATGCGTGACGTATTGTACCTTTTCCCTTCCTTTTATAGTGAAGAAGACCTGTACAGAGGAGCCGAGGAACTGTCGGcatcacaaaaaaataaatcagaaactACAAGTCAGTACATCGAAATCACGCGTCTATGTCCTGAACTGAATCAGAGACTTTTAACACATCACTACTTTTTGTTCTGTCACATAAATTCTAGACAATCGTCCTCGTTGTTTTGTCCTCTCACTCTCCTTTCCTCAGTTTTAAAGGTGGAGGACAGATGCAGTCTGTCCCCGGCGGTGGACATCCTGTCttacagtgagagagagtggaAGGGAAACACTGCCAAAAGTGTTCTCATTAGAAAGGTCGGTGCCTGAAGCTCATGGGAAGAAGTGTTTCACATTAAGGCCGGTTGTTGTGTTTTATCCACATGAATGGCTAAGAGACTTCCTGTGGTGTCTCATGTGGTGCTGCTGCAGGGTTACAAAGAGATGTCCCAGAGGTTCGTCAGCGTGAGGAGAGTGAGGGGGGACAACTACTGTGCCCTCAGAGCCACGCTGTTCCAGGTGCTCTCACACAGCACCCAGCTGCCCGCatggctgcaggaggaggacatTACTATGGTAAACTCTCACATAACAGGATGTTATCAGTTGAGCCTTGGCTAAGCACCTTAGTTACCGTTGCTATACATGTCCTTCTCGGACAGCACATGTCAGGCATAACAAGTTAGGCAGTTTACAGTGATGAAGATATACCATCGAAACACCATTACCACACGAGTCATGTCATTGCACACAAGCAAAACTATTAAATtcaaatctttctttttctttttggtgctttttgtgttcagttcaataaTTATAAGTGTTTTataatttccttttatttaagTCAACAAGCAATTGGTTGTATTTGAGca
It contains:
- the LOC115025810 gene encoding eukaryotic translation initiation factor 5B, whose protein sequence is MGNCCCRTESPCGSTEERSGLLKDDSKAMVPTGETFVVDNCGPEGDDDSRKMPNEVYMKVQEAVQVKQSPEVADTEPNNTQENGPVQKVLQTATPSPSEGSELKENSTRLQDEDMKDRPADSGQAELLQCTLNSLQKEPAAADWEVFTATKAPPEEENPASAEDKIPDSGSLTAEEVCPEKHTETNTTEHITLDTTHDDDDDDDEKADSKVTIENCAVAEPSGECSQNSEVLSVPNPQLTAAACPMPSSCAVSQENDKESPSCAVTEDESSSGCKEAGPEVINSRDACECSLGSEPAGLDHSGEERDSASCVREPETTAPADASESSKSGQDAQPDLQCSSSKEVTSSEDIKQDIGEETKLKGQDKNGDVPKAKEEDEMKEEAEEEEDEEDAPTEAETQAVKDAKTQEVAGEEEQLTGSTSTDDEKPVTEREDSSEDGLGNSEEDLYRGAEELSASQKNKSETTILKVEDRCSLSPAVDILSYSEREWKGNTAKSVLIRKGYKEMSQRFVSVRRVRGDNYCALRATLFQVLSHSTQLPAWLQEEDITMLPKQLEARESLISQWTFPGDCLQGDGTGDAILQLKGYMELLLNKWQAAVDCSSAAERQQLCEQVFQGGEEELGLLEALKLLMLGRVVELHRCMQGGGDVPLFCWLLFARDSSDCPRSFLSNHLSHMGLSAGLEQVEMFLLGYALQCTIEVYRLYKADTEEFVTYYPDDHKDDWPTVCLVTEDDRHYNVPVVEAAEELHKQLTSS